The genomic region ACTTCATTAGATTACGAAGAAGTTGGAACCGTTCTGGAGGTAGAACTTGCCCAGCCAATTCTTCCTGGTAAAAAAGTAAAGTTCAACATGGAATTTGAAGGGCAGGTACCGGAACAGATTAGAAGATCTGGTAGAAACAGTTCTGAAGGTGTAGCGCTTTCTATGAGTCAGTGGTATCCTAAACTGGCAGAATATGACTTCCAGGGATGGCATGCAGATCCTTATGTTGCCCGTGAATTTCATGGCGTATGGGGAGATTTTGATGTGAAGATCAGTATCGATAAGGATTATATACTTGGAAGTACAGGATATCTTCAAAATCCTCAGGAAATCGGGTACAACTACGAAGAAGAAGGAACTAAAGTGAAAAGAAAAAAAGGGGATAAGCTAACCTGGCATTTCAAAGCTCCTAAAGTTCATGATTTTACCTGGGCAGCAGATCCTGACTATATCCATGACAAGTTAGTTGCTGAAGATGGTACTGTACTGCATTTCCTTTATAAAGACAATGAAGATATCAAAGAGAACTGGAAGAATCTTCAGCCAAAAACAGCAGAATTACTTCTGTATTTCAACGAACATATTGGACCATATCCATGGGATCAATACTCTGTAGTTCAGGGTGGAGATGGTGGAATGGAGTATGCAATGCTTACTCTAATCACTGGTGAACGTTCTTTTGGAAGTCTTGTTGGCGTTACTGCTCACGAAATGGCGCATGCATGGTTTCAACATTTAATGGCTACTAATGAAAGTAAACACGAGTGGATGGATGAAGGTTTTACTTCCTACATTTCTTCGGAAGCTGAAAATGTAATCCTTGGAGAAAATAAGGAGAATCCGCACACTGGATCTTACAGAGGTTACCAGTACCTGGCGAATTCAGGAAGAGAGCAACCGCAATCTACGCATGCCGATAGGTATGAACTGAATGCCCTTTATGGAACTTCTGCATACTCTAAAGGAGCTGTATTCCTTGCACAGCTTGGATACATCATAGGTGAAGAGAATCTTTCAAAAACCTTGAATAGGTACTATGATGAATGGAAATTCAAGCATCCAACTCCAAACGATTTTATTAGAATTGCTGAAAAGGTTTCTGGAGCAGAGCTGGACTGGTACCTAATGGATTGGACACAAACCACCAATACGATCGATTACGCAATAGATGATGTTGAAATAAAGGATGGCAAGGCAACTGTATCTTTGAAAAGAAACGGATTGATGCCAATGCCTATAGATATTGATGTAACCTATGCCGATGGTTCTAAGAAAACCTACTATATCCCATTGGAAATGATGCGTTGGGAGAAAGAAGCACGTGAAGGTGAAGAGAGAACTATAGCTGAAGACTGGGCATGGGGATTCCCTACCTACGAATTGGAGATCGATGCCACCAAAGACATTGCTACTATAGAAATTGATAGTTCGAAAATGATGGCAGACGTAAATCCTTCAGATAACGTTTGGAACAAAGACGGAGAATCTTCCGAAGAAGAAGGTGAAGAATAAACTCTTTCAGTAAATATTATAAAACCCTTTCTCTACGGAAGGGTTTTTTTATTTGAAAGTATTGGTACTTTTGAAACATGGATCAGAGGTTCGGAAAATTGGAAAAATTAAAAAGCAAAAAGCATATAGATCTGCTCTTTGCTGAAGGTAGAAATCTGAAAAGTTATCCGCTAAAACTTATCTATGCACCAATCCAGACTTCAGATAAACCAGAATT from Christiangramia sp. OXR-203 harbors:
- a CDS encoding M1 family metallopeptidase, producing MKNIFFSLILLTAGVIQAQNNTSYWQQHVDYKMDVDVNVENFKFTGTQELTYTNNSPDTLNRVFYHLYFNAFQPGSEMNARLESIADPDGRMVRNEGTEEEPKRVSRISDLSEDQIGYLRVNSLTQDGTSLDYEEVGTVLEVELAQPILPGKKVKFNMEFEGQVPEQIRRSGRNSSEGVALSMSQWYPKLAEYDFQGWHADPYVAREFHGVWGDFDVKISIDKDYILGSTGYLQNPQEIGYNYEEEGTKVKRKKGDKLTWHFKAPKVHDFTWAADPDYIHDKLVAEDGTVLHFLYKDNEDIKENWKNLQPKTAELLLYFNEHIGPYPWDQYSVVQGGDGGMEYAMLTLITGERSFGSLVGVTAHEMAHAWFQHLMATNESKHEWMDEGFTSYISSEAENVILGENKENPHTGSYRGYQYLANSGREQPQSTHADRYELNALYGTSAYSKGAVFLAQLGYIIGEENLSKTLNRYYDEWKFKHPTPNDFIRIAEKVSGAELDWYLMDWTQTTNTIDYAIDDVEIKDGKATVSLKRNGLMPMPIDIDVTYADGSKKTYYIPLEMMRWEKEAREGEERTIAEDWAWGFPTYELEIDATKDIATIEIDSSKMMADVNPSDNVWNKDGESSEEEGEE